The Juglans regia cultivar Chandler chromosome 16, Walnut 2.0, whole genome shotgun sequence nucleotide sequence atatccACTTTACCTTCTAAATATAATCTGTAATAACCATATATGAGGCTCTTTTTTGTTTAAAGCTGAAATTAGATTTCTGTTTAGTTGCTCAGAGATGAGAAGTAGTCGTGCTACTGCTTCACATTGCTTGTTCTAAGATTTATGGTTATTTTAAATGTGGGTCCCttctcaaaattattttttgttgttaaaCATTTTGCGATTGGATGGAAAAACCAGAAAATATGAAATTCCATATGCAAATACTTTGATAAATTGTCTTTCTTTCAGATTCTCTGGCCCGAAGGCACATTCTTCCTAAGAGTACGGAACACTCCAAGTAACGATGATGATACTGAACCTCATCAAAAAccttttcaaactacaaatcaATTTGGTGGCAGTAAGGTCTCCTCATTGGTGTCTTTCGAAGAACAGCTTCAGGCCGCTCGCCGAGCAAGTGATGTCAAGAAAATGTTATTTGGTGAGTAACATTCTCTTTTAATACTTCACTTATTACTCTTTTGAAGTCATTCAGTTGTGAAATGTCCTTTATCTTGCGACTTGTGGTTGATATCTTTGGAGATTGTTTCCTTAGTTTGCCAGGCaatgatttttctgtttttattattctttttatactTATGTTTTCCTTTTCGCTTTATTTTTAGTCTATATCATAAGTTCCAGATTTCTCAATATCCTTTCGGTATTTGATGCTAGGAAAGTTGTGACTGCTTGTCTTTGGCTTAAGcaactatttttttgtttttttatttaattttcacttAAGAATCTGAATGTGTTTcaccatatattatattttcagaCTATTCTAGTTTAATGGGACCCAAGTAATCATAATGAGAtcttttctaattaattagtttaaattaatttctggGGTATGTGTATCCCTCGTGCAAACAAATGCACTGTATTTTTATGTGGGATTTTGGATGTCTGTTCATGGGAAAATATTTGAATAAgcaatttgaattattttttccctttaaaCCATTGTTTGTTGTAAGTACTTAGGATTTTACTAGAGGCTTCTCATTATGGGATAGTTTCAACACCAGAGATTTGTAGAATCTCCGGAGCTCAAATCTTGAGGCTATACGTTATGGTTTCTAAGATTAGCCTTTCTTTgtaacataaattttatatgttattttattgtttttcccATCTGGTTACGTGCACATCTTATACCAGATAACTAAATTGTGGCTCTACTTTGGATATATGGAAATAGCAAAACTGCTCTTACGTATTGACCAGCCATCACCTTGCTCATAATTGAAGGGGAAACTCCAGACTTCATTATAAGCTAATAGGACTAAAAATTGGCAATAGTTGTATATGCATGTCACAGTGTTTCATCTGGGGTATTCTTAGATTCCTCACGagtcttgtgttttttcttgtttttttcattGCATCGACATGATCTCTATGAAGAGGACCAATTATGTTAATCAATCCACTAAGAGCCCCACCTTTGTCTTAGCCCCACCGAAGAATCCTAGACATGTGAGTATGGCAAAATGTTAAAACgaagaaaaaatcttttttttttttaggtaaaataaatagagaaaaaaaaaatgttaaagggAAGAGACTTCCGTGGGGATCGTAAGAGCTGAACATAAGATCTAATAGAGCATGCTCTGATAACATGTTGAAGGACATATTAACTTGAGGTTTAGATATTAGGAAATAGGCAAACTACTCTAGCAAGCTTGGCACAGACTAACGTGACCCGAGTTATGAGATGACATTAACCTCCACATCTTTCAGATGGAGCTCCAACTGCCTTAGTCAGCTTGATTGGGCAAAAGCAGTACAGGCGTTGTGCGAGGGACATATATTATTTCACTCAGGTCAAGCCTCTTATTCCTTCTCAATGCcgatttctttttatattaaaaaatctttattttaggCTTTTTATTTCTTACCAAGAAgttgaatatgatttgttgtaAATTGCAGTCTTCTATCTGTGTGAAGAACCTTGCATATGAAGCACTAGAATTATTACTTGTATCTGTTTTCCCCGAGCTGACCAACCTTGTTCGTGATGTTCATGGGAAGATGAGTATTACACGACCTGTATAGGTTCGAAACATTTTCCCAAACTTTACTTTTTAGAGTATTTCAGTGTGCATAAGCCCGCCGGCATGGCTGTGTATAGTATTCATTTGTTCTTCCTGGGAATGTGGGAAGTAACTTCGAGTATATCTCATTCCAACTGTACAAAAACGTAGGAATTAGAGTTTGTATAGAAATCCATCTTTAGATTATAGCTTCTGCTTACTCGAGCCATTCCCATTTTACTGGGATTTTGTATCGTTTTAGACAGAGAATCAAAATCAGCGACATATATTGCTTGTTCACCGTTTGTAATGTAAAACTTTTAAGACATTAGTAGTTGCTCAAAGTTTTGATTGATACTTGTACCTAAGAAATCCTAAACACTATGCTGACTTAATGGAAAAGTGATTGTGATACTCTTTATATTGGTTGGAAAAGACTTCCAAGGAATAGGAGGCTATCCATAAGCAAACATGATAGTAGCTGGAGGCCTTAGagtaatacatatttatatatatttcaaattctgaCTCGTACTATATATGGACGTGTTCAACCCATTCTTTAAGTCCTTGAGCCTACAATTTTGTCAATAATCTATTTCTATTccaacacacatatatatatatatatatatatatatatttttgtttgtaattaCTTGAGAAAAATATTGCCAAGAAATAAGCAAATGGAATCGATGTCTGAAAATCTATCAGATCTTCCATTGGGGGGAGTCATCAAATTCTACATTCTAAGCAATATACTCTTTAATCAGTTCTTCCTTTCTGGCTACACAGTTGCTTTTTAAGTGTTAAAAAAGCAGTTTTTTGCAACTTGGTTTCGACCGTcttattaatattgtaatgtAATCCTAAGGTAATTTTGAACCATAACCTCTCCGTCGAAAGGATATATTTTTAGGGTGGTTCTACACCCACCGTTGGGAACTCCAGTCAGtccattttaagtttttttttttttttaattttttttcacataatttttttaacagttttaaatatttaaaaaaaagaaaaaaaaattataataatattaaacaacaccttcttaatcactaaataaaagaaactaaaaaaaaaaaaaatggagtggGATctatagcattttccatatttttaataaaattgggtattgtcttcatcttaaaaaaagaaaaagaacaagaaaaagtgCCTCTCTTCTTAAAATTGCGTGAGAGAGAAGGGGTTTCGCTAGAGATGTGGCAACTAATAGGATTTTGGCGTCCGTAGAATGCAAAATcctaagaagaaagaaagaaagaaaggaaaaccaTATACAACATCAAGGTTGGTTAGTGCAATTGTAGAatggtttcaactttcaagcaCTCATCATCTGATCATAGACATGAACAAGtcgtttttttcttattattttcgaCACAATAGCTAACGAACCAAAATCAGATATCATTTGATTGTTCTCGTTTCAGTTCGGTCTATTGGCTGGTTTTTACGAGCATTTTGCCCAACCTTATGAATGCTTTACCTTTGCTACTGTGCTGTTACccaaaaagggggaaaaaaaaacaaagagagagagggtagtgcataaataaaataccatcttatttcatcataattataattttatgagtATGTTACAATAATTGGAAAATAGGAAATCGTGATTTCTTCGAACCATGCATGCAATGGATCATTATTGCTATTACAAACAGTTCTCTAATTGTTGTCTGACCAAAACTGTTTTTGAAGGTACTCAACCAAATTCTTGTCCACTTGGAAGGCCTTGGTGAGAACATCGGGATTGATTTTTGGGTCAGAACCGAAGACTGCTTTTGCAATGGTGATGACCCCTGGATTCTGGCTGCTCAAACCGGCAAAGGCAACTGCTTTGGTCTTTCCCACATTCAACTGGAAGTGAATGAGACCAATTGGGAATACAAAGACATCTCCTGGATATAGCACTTTGGTGAAGAGGCGGTTACCATCTCCGTTGGAGGTGACAAATCCAACGTACAGAATACCCTCTAAGACAATGAGAAATTCAGTGGCACGTGGGTGGGTATGGGGAGGATTCAAACCAAATGGACCAAAGTCAACACGAGCCAAGGATATTCCGAGGGTGTTGAGTCCTGCTAGATTGTCCACATTCACAGCAGTGACGTTCGATCCGAGAGGATTTGAAGTGTCTCTGGGAACGTTTAGTCCCGAGAAGAAGAAGTCCTTGGCTGAGGCAAGTTTTGGGTCCATGCAGAACTTTCCATTCACAAATACTGCAGAAAAAGACAAGTACCGTGTCATCATCACAAATGAGATGTACAGACACTTTCCATAACAATGGGAAATAACATAAATGTACATATGATGCAAAGCTGAAAGTATAGTTACATTAATCTATGGATTCATAACATGAGATAAAACAATCCATGCATGCAGATGCTTGAAATTATTTCTACTGCAGAACCTAATGATAATAATAGTAATGATAATGTTTACGTACAAGCAAAAGCGGGATCCTTGACTGCAACACAAAAGTCCTGCAGAGGACTAGGGTCATAGGCAGAGGCGAGGGAGCAAGCCAAGGCCAAAAGGGCCACAGCTGTAACGAGGTACTTAGCTTTCATGATCTGCATGTTTGAGGATGTCTCTAGCACTTGCTTTTAGCGTTGTGTGAACTCTTGCTTGGGTGAGGGGTGAGATATGTTGCATGGAAAAACGTCTA carries:
- the LOC108981312 gene encoding germin-like protein subfamily 1 member 13, coding for MQIMKAKYLVTAVALLALACSLASAYDPSPLQDFCVAVKDPAFALFVNGKFCMDPKLASAKDFFFSGLNVPRDTSNPLGSNVTAVNVDNLAGLNTLGISLARVDFGPFGLNPPHTHPRATEFLIVLEGILYVGFVTSNGDGNRLFTKVLYPGDVFVFPIGLIHFQLNVGKTKAVAFAGLSSQNPGVITIAKAVFGSDPKINPDVLTKAFQVDKNLVEYLQKQFWSDNN